The Sinomicrobium kalidii genome contains a region encoding:
- a CDS encoding MFS transporter, translating into MKKRKMSFLEIWNMSFGFLGIQMGFALQNANASRILQIFGADVHELSWFWLVAPLTGLIVQPVIGYYSDRTWTRLGRRRPFFLTGAVLASIGLVLMPKADIFVAFLPSLWVGAGMLMIMDASFNVAMEPFRALVADNLPSDQRTLGFSIQTVLIGIGAVVGSWLPYILANWVGISNEAEVGKVPLNLLFSFVIGAVILLASILLTVVITKEYTPEELTGMEPDEPEEAEEKSGLINIFTDFVKMPKTMRQLSWVQFFSWFGLFGMWVFSTPAIAHHIYGLPLDDSQSSTYQTAGDWVGVLFGVYNAVSAVFAFFLPVIAKKLGRKSTHAISLVIGGIGLISVYFAPDQYWLIASMLAVGIAWASILAMPYAILAGAIPARKMGVYMGIFNFFIVIPQIINALIGGPMVKYLYGGNAIYAIMVSGVSFLLAAILVFRVDDVDEAENRQQ; encoded by the coding sequence ATGAAAAAGCGTAAAATGAGTTTCCTGGAAATATGGAACATGAGTTTCGGTTTTCTGGGAATACAGATGGGTTTTGCCCTCCAGAATGCTAATGCCAGCAGAATTTTACAGATTTTCGGGGCAGACGTACACGAGTTGTCCTGGTTTTGGCTGGTTGCTCCGTTAACCGGTCTTATCGTTCAGCCCGTTATAGGATATTACAGCGACAGGACCTGGACCCGGCTGGGGCGCAGGCGGCCGTTTTTTCTTACGGGTGCCGTACTGGCGTCGATTGGCCTGGTGCTCATGCCCAAAGCAGATATTTTTGTCGCTTTTCTCCCTTCCCTTTGGGTAGGGGCCGGAATGCTGATGATCATGGACGCTTCCTTTAATGTTGCCATGGAACCTTTCCGTGCACTGGTAGCGGACAATCTGCCTTCCGATCAGCGTACCCTTGGTTTTAGCATACAAACGGTGTTGATAGGGATTGGTGCTGTTGTCGGTTCCTGGTTGCCCTATATACTGGCTAACTGGGTAGGGATATCCAATGAAGCAGAAGTAGGGAAAGTTCCGCTTAATCTGTTGTTTTCCTTTGTTATCGGGGCCGTGATACTTCTGGCCAGTATTCTGCTCACGGTAGTCATTACCAAAGAATATACGCCCGAAGAACTTACCGGTATGGAACCCGATGAACCGGAAGAGGCCGAAGAAAAATCGGGGCTCATCAACATTTTTACCGATTTTGTAAAAATGCCCAAAACCATGAGGCAACTCAGTTGGGTACAATTCTTTTCCTGGTTCGGCCTGTTCGGCATGTGGGTGTTTTCCACTCCGGCCATAGCCCATCATATTTACGGACTTCCCCTCGATGATTCGCAGAGTAGTACATACCAAACTGCGGGAGACTGGGTTGGTGTGCTGTTTGGCGTTTATAATGCGGTATCTGCCGTATTTGCCTTTTTTCTGCCGGTCATAGCCAAAAAATTAGGGCGAAAATCCACCCATGCCATTTCACTTGTTATAGGAGGGATAGGACTGATTTCCGTCTATTTTGCTCCCGACCAGTACTGGCTTATTGCATCAATGCTTGCCGTGGGTATTGCCTGGGCCAGCATTCTTGCTATGCCCTATGCCATTCTGGCCGGGGCTATTCCCGCCAGGAAAATGGGGGTTTACATGGGCATATTCAACTTCTTTATCGTTATTCCGCAGATCATTAATGCGCTTATAGGCGGCCCTATGGTAAAATACCTTTACGGAGGTAATGCCATTTATGCCATTATGGTCAGCGGCGTATCTTTTTTGCTGGCCGCCATCCTCGTTTTCCGCGTGGATGATGTGGACGAAGCAGAAAACAGGCAGCAATAG
- a CDS encoding glycoside hydrolase family 13 protein → MKKILYILFFLNAALLTAQKIEKVAPPFWWSGMHRDELQLMIYGKDIARSTPEMKGVTIRNVRKTENPNYLFVTVSTKDVSAGKYELTLKNGGTVADNYTYEFRAREAGSALRKGFDSSDVIYLLMPDRFANGNPENDSHPEMAEKADRDKQGGRHGGDLQGIMDHLDYIEELGATAVWSTPLLEDNDPEYSYHTYAQSNVYRIDPRYGSNEDYKRLADELHERDMKLLMDYVTNHWGAEHWMIKDLPTYNWIHQFPGGDNSQLPEQDRRAGYANSNYRMETQYDPNASDIDRRYCVDGWFVSTMPDLNQSNPLVLNYLIQNALWWIEYAGLDGFRVDTYSYNDKEGIAKWTKAITDEYPHFNIVGEIWLHDQAQIAYWQKDSKIGALQDFNSHLPGVMDFTLHDALSVVFDEDKASWDKGMVKVYNNFVNDFLYPDINNVLVFMENHDTQRINHVYDGDLRKYKMATAVIATVRGIPQLYYGSEIGMTGNKDNGDGDIRRDFPGGWKSDENNAFTAKGRTERQKEYFNFTSKLFSWRKQTPVIHNGKTKHYLPENNVYVYFRYNDTDTVMVILNNSKETQNVKTGRFRESIGNSAKGKEIISEKTVNLDEITITPKSVMILELE, encoded by the coding sequence ATGAAAAAGATACTTTATATATTATTTTTTCTGAATGCGGCGCTTCTAACTGCGCAGAAGATAGAAAAAGTAGCCCCCCCCTTCTGGTGGAGCGGGATGCACAGGGATGAGTTACAACTCATGATCTACGGGAAGGATATCGCCCGTTCTACACCGGAAATGAAAGGGGTGACCATCCGCAATGTCCGGAAGACCGAAAACCCGAATTACCTGTTCGTTACCGTAAGCACAAAAGATGTATCCGCAGGGAAATATGAGCTCACACTTAAAAACGGTGGAACAGTAGCGGACAACTACACTTATGAATTCAGGGCAAGGGAAGCGGGCTCGGCATTGCGAAAGGGGTTTGACAGTTCGGATGTTATTTACCTGCTGATGCCCGACAGGTTTGCCAACGGAAACCCGGAAAACGATTCGCATCCGGAAATGGCCGAAAAGGCCGACCGGGATAAACAGGGAGGGCGCCACGGGGGAGACCTGCAAGGTATTATGGATCACCTGGATTATATTGAGGAACTCGGGGCAACAGCGGTATGGAGTACCCCCCTGCTGGAAGACAACGACCCGGAATACTCCTATCACACCTATGCACAGAGCAATGTGTACCGTATAGACCCGCGCTACGGCAGTAATGAAGACTATAAACGCCTGGCAGACGAACTGCACGAACGGGACATGAAACTCCTGATGGATTACGTGACCAATCACTGGGGAGCGGAGCACTGGATGATAAAGGACCTGCCTACATACAACTGGATACACCAGTTCCCCGGCGGCGACAACTCTCAGTTGCCTGAGCAAGATCGAAGAGCCGGCTATGCCAATTCCAATTACCGGATGGAAACACAATATGACCCCAATGCATCGGATATCGACAGGAGGTATTGTGTGGACGGATGGTTCGTTTCTACCATGCCCGACCTGAACCAAAGCAATCCGCTGGTATTGAATTACCTGATCCAGAATGCCCTCTGGTGGATCGAATATGCGGGACTGGACGGTTTTCGGGTAGATACCTATTCCTATAACGACAAAGAGGGTATTGCCAAATGGACCAAAGCCATTACGGACGAATACCCCCATTTTAATATCGTAGGGGAAATATGGCTGCACGACCAGGCACAGATCGCCTACTGGCAGAAGGATAGTAAGATAGGTGCACTTCAGGATTTTAATTCCCATCTTCCCGGTGTAATGGACTTTACCCTGCACGATGCGCTCAGTGTAGTGTTTGATGAAGACAAGGCTTCGTGGGACAAGGGAATGGTAAAAGTGTACAACAATTTTGTAAACGATTTTCTCTATCCGGACATTAATAATGTACTTGTATTCATGGAGAATCACGATACACAGCGCATTAATCATGTGTATGACGGTGATTTGAGAAAATACAAAATGGCTACGGCAGTGATCGCCACAGTCCGGGGTATTCCGCAACTGTATTACGGAAGTGAAATAGGTATGACCGGGAACAAGGACAATGGCGACGGCGATATCCGCCGGGATTTTCCGGGGGGCTGGAAAAGTGATGAGAACAATGCATTCACCGCAAAAGGCCGTACGGAAAGGCAGAAGGAGTACTTCAATTTTACTTCAAAGCTGTTCAGCTGGCGAAAGCAGACCCCGGTAATCCACAACGGGAAAACGAAACACTATCTGCCGGAAAACAATGTGTATGTCTATTTCCGGTATAACGACACCGATACCGTAATGGTTATACTCAATAACAGTAAGGAAACCCAAAATGTGAAGACCGGCCGGTTTCGGGAAAGTATCGGTAATTCAGCAAAGGGAAAAGAGATCATCAGTGAAAAAACCGTGAACCTGGATGAAATTACGATTACCCCCAAAAGCGTAATGATACTGGAACTGGAATAA
- a CDS encoding glycerophosphodiester phosphodiesterase, which produces MRRFTFFLFWVLLLLTGCTVHDDVMVIGHRGAMGYETENTLASVQKALDLGADAVEIDVFRIRSGELVVFHDQKVDRLTNGGGNIEEYDILDVKSLLLEGNHRIPILQDVLKLVNRQCILNIELKGTDMSAEIDHVLRYYVDKEGWQYDDFIVSGFKWNELTELRKRNRNIPIALLTGEDPLDAIGPAKRLGAVAINPEYTQLTEENVQQVQNSGFKVFAWTVNDPEDIAKVRKTGVDGIITDFPDRAR; this is translated from the coding sequence ATGCGACGGTTTACATTCTTCCTGTTTTGGGTCCTGCTTCTGCTTACAGGGTGCACTGTTCATGACGACGTGATGGTCATAGGCCATCGGGGGGCGATGGGATATGAGACGGAAAACACCCTCGCATCCGTGCAAAAAGCACTTGACCTCGGTGCGGATGCCGTGGAGATTGACGTATTCAGGATACGGAGCGGAGAACTGGTGGTTTTTCACGATCAAAAGGTAGACCGGCTCACTAACGGAGGAGGCAATATAGAAGAATACGATATCCTGGATGTAAAATCCCTGTTACTCGAAGGCAATCACAGGATACCCATTCTCCAGGACGTGTTGAAACTGGTAAACAGGCAGTGTATACTGAATATCGAACTCAAGGGTACTGACATGTCGGCAGAGATCGATCATGTATTGCGTTATTACGTGGATAAGGAAGGGTGGCAGTATGACGATTTTATCGTATCCGGTTTTAAGTGGAACGAGTTGACCGAACTCCGAAAACGCAACCGGAACATACCGATAGCCCTGCTCACCGGTGAAGATCCTCTGGATGCCATTGGACCGGCAAAACGCCTGGGTGCCGTAGCGATCAATCCCGAATATACACAGCTTACCGAAGAAAATGTACAACAGGTGCAAAACTCGGGCTTTAAGGTGTTTGCCTGGACCGTAAACGATCCGGAAGATATTGCGAAAGTCCGTAAAACGGGGGTAGACGGTATTATTACGGATTTCCCGGACCGGGCAAGATAG
- a CDS encoding LacI family DNA-binding transcriptional regulator gives MKKKVTIKEIARELDVSVSTVSKALRDSKEISLDTRQKVQAFAKLLNYRPNNIAISLKNRKTKNIGVIIPEIVHHFFTTVISGIEREANKAGYNVIVCLSDESFDKEVINMETLANGSIDGFILSLSKETQSKKDFRHLQEVINQGMPLVMFDRVVEEIACDKVVIDDVEGASKAVKYMMDTGCKRIALLSTIDYVSVGKLRTEGYLKALKEAGREADESLIVKIEDIDNCERQIAQLFDTGKFDGVFAVNELFAVTAMKEARKRGYEIPQDISFMGFTDGILSKYAFPALTTVAQHGLEMGEMAAKMLIQRLENDEADEELYVTEVIKTSITERESTKK, from the coding sequence ATGAAAAAGAAAGTTACCATAAAAGAGATCGCCCGGGAGCTGGATGTGTCCGTTTCCACGGTGTCCAAGGCATTACGGGACAGTAAGGAAATAAGTCTGGATACCCGGCAAAAAGTGCAGGCCTTTGCAAAACTGCTGAATTACAGGCCCAATAATATTGCCATAAGCCTTAAAAACCGGAAGACAAAAAATATAGGTGTTATCATTCCTGAGATCGTGCATCACTTTTTTACCACGGTTATCAGCGGTATTGAGCGGGAAGCCAACAAGGCAGGGTATAATGTGATCGTATGTTTGTCTGACGAATCCTTTGACAAGGAAGTGATCAATATGGAAACCCTTGCCAACGGGAGTATTGACGGGTTTATCCTGTCCTTGTCCAAGGAAACACAATCCAAAAAGGACTTTCGTCACCTGCAGGAGGTCATCAATCAGGGCATGCCGCTGGTAATGTTCGACCGTGTAGTGGAAGAAATAGCCTGTGACAAGGTGGTGATAGACGATGTGGAAGGAGCTTCAAAGGCAGTGAAATACATGATGGATACCGGCTGCAAACGAATTGCCCTTTTGAGTACGATAGATTATGTAAGCGTAGGCAAACTGCGGACCGAAGGATACCTCAAGGCACTGAAAGAGGCGGGAAGGGAAGCAGACGAGTCCCTGATCGTAAAAATAGAGGACATAGACAACTGTGAAAGGCAGATCGCACAGCTTTTCGATACCGGTAAGTTCGACGGGGTCTTTGCCGTTAACGAACTGTTTGCCGTTACCGCGATGAAAGAAGCCCGGAAGCGGGGATATGAAATCCCCCAGGATATTTCCTTTATGGGCTTTACCGACGGTATATTGTCCAAATATGCCTTCCCCGCCCTGACCACTGTGGCGCAACACGGACTTGAAATGGGGGAAATGGCTGCAAAAATGCTGATACAGCGACTGGAAAATGATGAAGCGGACGAAGAGCTGTATGTAACCGAAGTGATCAAGACCTCTATTACCGAACGTGAAAGTACAAAGAAGTGA
- the pgmB gene encoding beta-phosphoglucomutase, which produces MKGFIFDLDGVIVDTAKYHFLAWKKLAEDLGIGFTIQDNERLKGVSRTHSLEILLALGNVEATEEEKKEWMQQKNEDYLRYVNRMDEKEVLPGVLPALRLLKKKGAGIALGSASKNARIILEKTGIIFLFDVIVDGNDVSEAKPDPEVFVLAAEQLDVDATACVVFEDSVAGIAAANTAGMLSIGIGEADVLKEADRVFPDFTQIDVEALLAQSPKNNQ; this is translated from the coding sequence ATGAAAGGATTTATTTTCGACCTGGACGGGGTCATTGTAGATACGGCCAAATATCATTTCCTGGCGTGGAAAAAACTCGCGGAAGATCTCGGGATCGGTTTCACCATACAGGACAACGAGCGCCTTAAAGGAGTGAGCAGGACGCATTCCCTGGAAATCCTCCTGGCACTGGGCAATGTCGAGGCTACAGAAGAAGAAAAAAAAGAATGGATGCAACAGAAAAACGAGGATTATCTCCGGTATGTAAATCGCATGGATGAAAAGGAGGTCCTGCCGGGCGTACTCCCCGCATTGCGGTTGCTGAAGAAAAAAGGAGCCGGAATAGCTCTTGGTTCCGCCAGTAAAAATGCAAGGATCATCCTGGAAAAAACAGGGATCATATTCCTTTTTGATGTTATTGTAGACGGCAATGACGTGTCTGAAGCCAAGCCCGACCCGGAGGTTTTTGTACTGGCCGCGGAGCAGCTGGATGTAGATGCCACAGCCTGTGTGGTCTTTGAGGATTCGGTAGCAGGAATAGCCGCTGCCAATACTGCCGGAATGCTTAGCATAGGCATCGGCGAAGCCGATGTGCTGAAAGAAGCCGACCGCGTCTTTCCCGATTTTACACAAATCGATGTGGAAGCTCTTTTAGCTCAATCCCCGAAAAACAACCAATAA
- a CDS encoding alpha-amylase family glycosyl hydrolase — protein MKKTVIFAAIMCTLVACKKEGKQQQKKEEPQQEPAPVSDEVLETAVIYEANIRQYSEEGSFNAFTRDIPELKELGVKVIWLMPVYPISSTKSKGSLGSYYAITDYTRVNPEFGTLEDFRKLVKTAHDNGMYVILDWVANHTGWDHVWVKEHPEYYTQDEKGNIIDPINPETGESWGWTDVADLNYNNREMREEMIKDMRYWIEEEHIDGYRCDVAHQVPVDFWENAADSLREIKPVFMLAEAEQPGLLEKAFDMQYAWEGHHILNEIAQGKKNVGDWDAYMAKNDTLLEADDIFMNFTSNHDENSWNGTVFERMGEAAETFAAMTYAIPGMPLIYSGQEYDMDKRLLFFEKDTIIKKKGQFYPLYRKLGKLKNENNALNGGKKAAAYKRFSTSDDEKVLAFAREKEGDRVIFIANLSDEPLQFTVAAEGSYADYMNGKDMKIDAETTYDFEPWEYLILTGK, from the coding sequence ATGAAAAAAACAGTCATTTTCGCGGCGATTATGTGTACGCTGGTCGCCTGTAAAAAAGAAGGGAAACAACAGCAGAAAAAAGAGGAACCACAGCAGGAGCCGGCTCCCGTTTCCGATGAGGTGCTGGAAACGGCTGTGATCTACGAGGCCAATATCCGGCAGTATTCCGAAGAAGGAAGTTTTAACGCTTTCACAAGAGATATTCCCGAACTGAAAGAATTGGGGGTGAAAGTAATCTGGTTGATGCCCGTTTATCCCATTTCGTCCACCAAAAGCAAGGGATCGTTGGGAAGCTATTACGCTATTACGGATTATACCAGGGTAAACCCGGAATTCGGAACGCTTGAAGATTTCCGCAAACTGGTCAAAACAGCGCACGATAACGGCATGTATGTCATCCTGGACTGGGTGGCCAACCATACCGGCTGGGATCATGTATGGGTAAAAGAACACCCCGAATATTACACACAGGACGAAAAGGGGAACATCATAGACCCGATAAATCCCGAAACGGGGGAATCCTGGGGATGGACCGACGTGGCCGACCTCAATTACAACAACCGTGAGATGCGTGAGGAAATGATAAAGGACATGCGTTACTGGATAGAAGAGGAGCACATAGACGGCTATCGCTGTGACGTGGCTCATCAGGTTCCCGTGGACTTCTGGGAAAATGCCGCCGACAGTTTGCGGGAAATAAAACCCGTTTTTATGCTTGCAGAAGCCGAACAGCCCGGGTTGCTCGAAAAAGCCTTTGACATGCAGTATGCCTGGGAAGGGCACCATATTTTGAATGAGATCGCACAGGGCAAAAAGAATGTGGGGGACTGGGATGCCTACATGGCTAAAAACGACACCCTGCTGGAAGCCGATGATATTTTTATGAACTTTACCTCCAACCACGATGAGAACTCCTGGAACGGTACGGTTTTCGAGCGAATGGGAGAGGCTGCGGAAACCTTTGCGGCCATGACCTATGCCATTCCCGGGATGCCGTTGATCTACAGTGGACAGGAATACGATATGGACAAGAGATTGCTCTTTTTTGAAAAAGATACGATCATTAAGAAAAAAGGGCAGTTCTACCCGTTATACCGGAAACTCGGAAAGCTGAAAAATGAAAACAATGCACTGAACGGCGGGAAAAAGGCCGCCGCATACAAGCGGTTTTCCACTTCCGATGATGAAAAGGTACTGGCTTTTGCCCGGGAAAAAGAAGGTGACCGCGTAATTTTTATCGCCAATCTGTCTGACGAACCGTTGCAGTTTACGGTAGCAGCCGAAGGCAGTTACGCGGACTATATGAATGGAAAGGATATGAAAATCGATGCGGAGACCACTTACGATTTTGAACCCTGGGAATATTTGATTCTTACCGGAAAATAA
- a CDS encoding glycoside hydrolase family 65 protein encodes MNQDYIIPKEWSIVEEGFDRDRMESSESLFSMGNGAMGQRANFEESYSGPTFQGSYIAGLYYPDKTRVGWWKNGYPEYFAKVLNAPNWIGIDVKINGEKLDLAKCKEVRGFRRELNMKEGWHHRSFEATLQNGTEIRVEARRFLSLETDELGVIKYEVTPLNREAKIVFCPYVDAGITNEDANWDEKFWEPLETRSSGREAFVVAQTFKTHFRVATFMHNTLFLNEKELQLEPVATESAEDKVQFAYEVPVQQGETATIQKLGGYTVSFNHDKDKLVTAARQVIQKAAEKGYEALLKAQQDAWAAIWEMADITIEGDVKAQQGIRFNIFQLNQTYLGRDARLNIGPKGFTGEKYGGSTYWDTEAYCLPFYMATKNQQVARNLLSYRYNQLDKAIENAEKLGFGNGAALYPMVTMNGEECHNEWEITFEEIHRNGAIAFAIYRYYCYTGDYSYIPEKGLEVLIGIARFWAQRATYSTAKDKYVILGVTGPNEYENNVNNNWYTNYIAKWCLEYAVEQVQKVKEEYVADHSRIVAKTKLSDNETAHWKEVVGNMYFPYSEEHDVYLQQDGFLDKELVKVADLDAAQRPLNQKWSWDRILRSPYIKQADVLQGFYFFEDHFTREELERHFDFYEPFTVHESSLSPCVHSIQAALLGRMEQAYAFYLRTSRLDLDDYNREVKEGCHITSMAGTWMSIVEGFGGMRVKDSVLHFSPKIPEQWKGYSFKINFRGQVLKVDVNARGTGFALEGNESLTVVVNGKQVIVEPGNPVAVQ; translated from the coding sequence ATGAATCAGGATTATATTATACCAAAAGAATGGTCGATTGTAGAAGAAGGATTTGACAGGGACAGGATGGAATCGTCCGAAAGCCTGTTCAGTATGGGCAACGGGGCTATGGGGCAACGGGCCAATTTTGAGGAAAGCTATTCGGGCCCCACGTTTCAGGGCAGTTATATTGCCGGGCTGTATTATCCCGATAAAACCCGGGTAGGCTGGTGGAAAAACGGTTATCCCGAGTATTTTGCAAAAGTGCTCAATGCTCCGAACTGGATAGGTATTGATGTGAAGATCAACGGAGAAAAACTGGACCTGGCCAAATGTAAAGAAGTACGGGGATTCCGTCGGGAACTGAACATGAAAGAAGGCTGGCACCACCGATCGTTCGAAGCTACATTACAGAACGGGACAGAAATCCGGGTGGAGGCCCGCCGCTTCCTTTCCCTGGAAACCGACGAACTGGGCGTTATAAAATATGAAGTCACTCCGTTGAACAGGGAGGCGAAAATAGTTTTCTGCCCTTATGTCGATGCCGGAATTACCAATGAGGATGCCAACTGGGATGAAAAATTCTGGGAACCGCTGGAAACGAGATCGTCCGGAAGGGAAGCTTTTGTTGTGGCACAAACGTTCAAGACGCATTTCCGTGTGGCCACGTTCATGCACAATACCCTTTTTCTGAATGAAAAGGAATTGCAACTTGAGCCGGTAGCTACGGAATCTGCAGAAGACAAAGTGCAGTTTGCCTATGAGGTCCCGGTACAACAGGGAGAGACAGCCACAATTCAAAAACTGGGAGGCTATACCGTTTCTTTTAATCACGATAAGGACAAACTGGTTACCGCCGCACGGCAAGTCATTCAAAAGGCTGCGGAAAAAGGATATGAGGCCCTGCTGAAAGCGCAACAGGATGCCTGGGCCGCAATATGGGAAATGGCAGATATCACCATCGAAGGGGATGTTAAGGCGCAACAGGGTATACGTTTTAATATCTTTCAGTTGAACCAGACCTATCTGGGACGCGATGCACGGCTCAACATCGGCCCCAAGGGGTTTACAGGCGAAAAATACGGCGGAAGTACGTACTGGGATACCGAAGCGTACTGCCTGCCTTTCTACATGGCCACCAAAAACCAGCAGGTGGCACGAAACCTGTTGTCTTACAGGTACAATCAATTGGATAAAGCCATAGAAAACGCTGAAAAACTCGGCTTTGGCAATGGTGCTGCCCTCTATCCCATGGTAACGATGAATGGTGAGGAATGTCACAACGAATGGGAGATCACCTTCGAGGAAATACACCGCAACGGGGCCATTGCCTTTGCCATATACAGGTATTACTGCTATACGGGAGATTACAGCTATATCCCCGAAAAGGGACTGGAAGTGCTTATCGGCATAGCACGGTTCTGGGCGCAACGGGCAACCTATTCCACGGCAAAAGACAAATATGTGATCCTGGGAGTTACCGGGCCCAACGAATACGAAAACAATGTTAACAATAACTGGTATACCAATTACATAGCAAAGTGGTGCCTGGAATATGCTGTGGAGCAGGTGCAGAAAGTAAAGGAAGAATATGTAGCAGACCATTCCCGGATTGTGGCAAAAACGAAGTTGTCTGATAACGAAACAGCACATTGGAAAGAAGTTGTGGGCAATATGTACTTCCCCTATTCCGAAGAACACGATGTATACCTGCAGCAAGACGGTTTCCTGGACAAGGAACTGGTAAAAGTAGCAGACCTGGATGCAGCGCAACGCCCCCTGAACCAGAAATGGTCGTGGGACCGCATATTGCGTTCGCCTTATATCAAACAGGCCGATGTCTTACAGGGGTTTTACTTTTTCGAAGATCATTTCACCCGGGAGGAACTGGAAAGGCACTTCGATTTTTACGAACCGTTTACGGTGCATGAATCGTCCCTGTCGCCCTGTGTGCATTCCATCCAGGCTGCACTTCTCGGAAGAATGGAACAGGCCTATGCCTTTTACCTGCGAACGTCGCGCCTCGATCTGGACGACTATAACAGGGAAGTGAAAGAAGGGTGTCATATCACCTCTATGGCCGGTACCTGGATGAGCATCGTGGAAGGTTTCGGCGGAATGCGTGTAAAGGATAGCGTATTGCATTTCAGTCCGAAGATCCCGGAACAATGGAAAGGCTATTCCTTTAAGATCAATTTCAGGGGACAGGTATTGAAAGTTGATGTCAATGCCAGAGGAACCGGGTTTGCCCTCGAAGGGAACGAATCCCTTACGGTAGTGGTGAACGGAAAACAGGTGATCGTGGAGCCCGGAAATCCGGTAGCTGTTCAATAA